The Candidatus Edwardsbacteria bacterium nucleotide sequence AACAAGGTCACCACCGGGGTGGAAAGTATGTCCGCCGGCTTGGTAAGCAAGCTGGACAGTTTTACCGGGGGCGTGACAAACAAGACCAATCCCGTCCCGGTTTCATCGGGCGGTCGGAGTTCCGGGGGCGGGGGCTGCGCCTGTGCCTGCGCCTGTGCCGGATGCGCCTGCGCTTGCGCCGGCGGAGGAAGATAGAATAGATATTAGATTATGGGAACTGTGTGTTGTAGGGGCGAAGTCCCTTCGCCCTTGGCTGCAACGACTGACCATACATGTCATTCCCTCGAAGGAGGGAATCCAAAAGAGGACAGAGATGATTTTTTATTGCCGTCATCCCATAAAAATATAATTTGAATAACATTTATGAAAAAACCCCATAGGCCTGTCGTCGTAATCAGCAAGTGCCTGACCTTTGCCGCCTGCCGTTATAACAGCCTGATGGTAGGCTCCGAAACGGTCGAAGCCCTGAAAAAGCACGTGGACTTCATCCCGATCTGCCCGGAGATGGAGATCGGGCTGGGCATTCCCCGCCAGCCAATTCGGGTGATTGAAAGCAAGGACGAAACCCGGCTGGTCCAGCCATCCAGCGGCCTGGATGTCACCAAAAAAATGCAGGCTTTCAGTCAGAAGTTTCTGAATAATTTAAAAGAAGCCGATGGCTTCCTGCTCAAGAGCCGCTCGCCCTCATGCGGGATCAAAGATGTCAAATTCTATGCCGGGCCGGAGCAATCGGTGCCTCTGGGCAAGGCCCAGGGTTTCTTCGGGAAAGCGGTGCTGGAAAAATTTCCCGAAGCCGCCATCGAGGATGAGGCCCGGCTTGATAATTTTTCCGTCCGGGAGCATTTCTTCACCAAGCTGTTCGCCCTGGCTGACCTGAGAAGAGTTATCAATTCCGGAGAGATGAAAGAGTTGGTGGCCTTCCACTCCCGGAATAAATATCTGCTGATGGCCTACAGCCAGGCCAAACTGAAGATTTTGGGCCGCATCGTAGCCAATCATGAAAATAAATATTTTATCGACCTGACAGAGGACTACAGGGTCGAATTCTCGGCCGCCCTGGCCCACGCACCCAAACATACCTCGCACATCAACGCGCTGATGCACACCCTGGGGTATTTTTCGGATAAGATCTCCTCCGGCGAGAAACAATATTTTCTGGATTCCCTGCAAGACTACCGCAACGGCAAGCTGCCGTTAAGCGTGCCCCAGAGCCTGATCCGGTCGTGGATAGTGCGGTTCAATGAGGAATACCTGAAGGACCAGACCTTTTTCCGGCCGTTTCCCGAGGAGCTGACAGAGATAGCCGATTCGGGAAAAAGAAGAAAATATTAGGAGGCACTGATGGACAATAACCCGCTGACCCAACAACAGAATAACCTGAACATCGTCTACTGGGCAATGGCCGCCGAGCCGGTGATCCTGGCTCTGATCGCGATATTCCTGAAATCCCGGAATGCTGTGGGAAATTTTCTCTCCCCGGCTTCGGATGAACCGGTGATGGTGGCCTTTATCGCAATTTCCTCCATCTTCGTCTGGCTCAGCTTCAGGTTCGCCTCCGGCCGGAATTTGCTGCCCAAAGCCATGACCGCCCGGGCCAATCCCCAGGGGTTCCGGCTGGTGGCCTTGGGTCTGGCCATTGCCCCGGGGATCTTAGGGTTTGTCCATTACCTGTTCTTCGGAAACCTGCTGTTCCTGCTGATCCTTAACGGCGGCGCGGTGGGCCTGGCCATTAAGCATATCACACAATTCAACGAAGGGAATTGTTAGACCTCCCCCGCCCCCTCCTTGATCAAGGAGGGGATTTAGGGGTGGTTTAAAACTATTATGCTCATCAATCTCAAAATAATCCCCAATGCCAAACAGGCCAAGATCATTTCCGAGGGCGACGGCTACAAGGTCTACATCCCGGCCCCGGCGGTGGATGGCAAAGCGAACGCATATCTGGTAAAATTTCTGGCGGAACATTTCAAGGTGCGTAAAAGCGCCGTCACCCTGGTCCGCGGCGAGACCAACCGTCATAAGGTGGTGGAGATAACCGGCCTATGAATAATAAAAATATATTAAGAGCATCCCGCTGGCTTGTGGCGGTCCTGTTTCTGCTCGATCTTCTGGCCGTACTGGTCTTATCGTTCATCATCACTTTGAATATTCTGCCGTTGACCGTATTGGGCTCGTTTCTCCTGCTGTTGGTCTCCTTCTCTCTGGCCATGTTGTTCCGTCAGACCATCGTTCCCTCCTGGCTGGAAAAAAGCGGAGACCACGTCATTATCCACTGGAATAACTGGAAGCTTTCGGGCAGGCTCCTCTCGGCCGGGTTTCAGGGAAAACGCAAACTGCTGCTGGAAGTTAGCGATATCAACCTGATGTTGACTCCGGTCGGCCCCATGATGGGCCTGGCCGGCATGATGATAAAACCGCTTCTGGGACTGGTGCTTCCGGATTTCCTGGCCCAGAGCTATTACTTTAAAAAAGAATCCCTGCTGAAAAAAATACGCTCCGGCGATAATCATTATACGCTTATTTTCCCGGTGATCCTGCTGGGAAAAAGAAAGGTGAAGAAATGGCTTGGTTGAAAAATTTATTTTCCAGAGAAAAGCCGCTTCGCCCCGGCCTGTTCCAATACCGGGGACAGGAGGGCGAGACAAACTTCCGGCTGCATCTCCGCATTGAGCCCGATGCCCGGGGGGTGCTGGTTATTAATGCCTCGCGGATACTGCATTTGAACCAGACCGCTGCCGAGATGGCCAAGCACATCATTGAGGGAGATGAAACCGTTCAGGCGGTTAAGCAGTTGCTTAAAAGGTACCGCGGGGTCAAGGCCGATCAATTGAAACAGGATTACGATTCTCTGAAGGAGAAGATATTCACCCTGGCCCGGACCGACGACATCTGTCCGGTCACCTATATGGACATCAACCGCATCGAACCGTTCGAGACGCCGGTCTCGGCGCCCTACCGGATGGACCTGGCCCTGACCTATAAATGCGACAATGCCTGCGGCCACTGCTACCTGCCCAAGGACCGCCAACCGGCAGAACTGAATACAGACCAGTGGAAACAGGTCATAAAGAAGATCTGGGAGATCGGCATTCCCCATGTCTGCTTCACCGGCGGCGAGGCCACTTTAAGGCCCGATCTGGTGGACCTGATCGCCTACGCCGAGGAGACCGGCCTGGTCACCGGCCTGTTGACCAACGGCCGAAATTTGAAAAACAACGACCTGGTAAAAAGAATGGTCGAATCCGGGCTGGATCATTTCCAGATAACTTTGGAATCGCACGATGCCGGTAT carries:
- a CDS encoding DUF523 and DUF1722 domain-containing protein, which encodes MKKPHRPVVVISKCLTFAACRYNSLMVGSETVEALKKHVDFIPICPEMEIGLGIPRQPIRVIESKDETRLVQPSSGLDVTKKMQAFSQKFLNNLKEADGFLLKSRSPSCGIKDVKFYAGPEQSVPLGKAQGFFGKAVLEKFPEAAIEDEARLDNFSVREHFFTKLFALADLRRVINSGEMKELVAFHSRNKYLLMAYSQAKLKILGRIVANHENKYFIDLTEDYRVEFSAALAHAPKHTSHINALMHTLGYFSDKISSGEKQYFLDSLQDYRNGKLPLSVPQSLIRSWIVRFNEEYLKDQTFFRPFPEELTEIADSGKRRKY
- a CDS encoding radical SAM protein; its protein translation is MAWLKNLFSREKPLRPGLFQYRGQEGETNFRLHLRIEPDARGVLVINASRILHLNQTAAEMAKHIIEGDETVQAVKQLLKRYRGVKADQLKQDYDSLKEKIFTLARTDDICPVTYMDINRIEPFETPVSAPYRMDLALTYKCDNACGHCYLPKDRQPAELNTDQWKQVIKKIWEIGIPHVCFTGGEATLRPDLVDLIAYAEETGLVTGLLTNGRNLKNNDLVKRMVESGLDHFQITLESHDAGIHDKMVGASGSWQDTVLGIKNAVATPVYTITNTTLTRLNADKIEATMEFIKSLGVAAMACNGLIYAGQGATCGIGFKEEELKPLMERIRQKAQELELRLIWYTPTQYCQLDPVNMELGVKTCTAAKYNMCLEPDGSVIPCQSYFASLGNILTNPWEKIWNAQPAVDLRKKAYLQEKCQECDKLPLCGGGCPIYNQQQEVLCTDSKSNG
- a CDS encoding YggU family protein, yielding MLINLKIIPNAKQAKIISEGDGYKVYIPAPAVDGKANAYLVKFLAEHFKVRKSAVTLVRGETNRHKVVEITGL